The DNA window CGGATTTGCCCGGCAGCCCGATTCGGAACAGCCACTCACCCGAGTTCTGATAGAGACCGCTCGCGGCGAGCACCGCGAGAGTGTCGTGGCAGACGGTTTCAGACACCACACGCTCGCCGGTAACCGGGTTGATGCCACCATCGGCGAGGGTCGCACCCATCACCGCGATATCGGTCGCGGTCACGAGGAGCGAGCACTGCTTCGTGTAGACATCGACGACGTCGAGCGGGTTCGATCCGATGCGCCCGTAACCCTCCAGCAGCCGGGCAATTCCCTGGTTGCGTTGGTTTGACGCGGACTCCGAGCGGTACACGGCCTCGTCGAGTTCGAGTTCCTTCCCGGCAAAGCGGCTGAGCCCCCTCCGGATGAACTCCCACTGCTCGTCGGGGCTGTCGCCGGGAACGAGCGCGGTGGTGGCCAGCGCACCGGCATTGCCCATTGGATTCATGGGGTGGCCGTCGTTGAGTTCAAGTGACATCACCGAATCGAACGCCAGGCCGGTGTTATTGACACCGATGAGGTCTATCAGTTTTTCGTCACCGATCTCCTCACACACCAGAGCCCACACGAAGGCTTTGGAGATCGACTGGATGGTGAACGGGTGATCGACGTCGCCGACACCCTGCACCGTGCCGTCCACCTCTGCCACACAGATACCGAAGAGATCGGGGGAGGTGTCGGCGAGTTCAGGGATGTAGTCGGCGACCGCGCCATCGGTGAGGTCCAGGCTTCGGTCATAGGCGACGTGAATCGCCTCGACGACGTCGTCACTGCTCGGCGGTGCGCCCGTGGCAACCGTGTACGGTATTGCGCTGACATCCAGATCCATCTGTTCGCTCCCTGCGTCCCGTCGCATTATTCCGTACGGGCGCGAGCAGGAGCTGGCAAGGTCACCCGGATGGCGGACGAGCGGGCACTATGACGGTTGCATCCACACTGTCGTCTCGGCGGGCAGCCGGCGACCGGCGAG is part of the Mycetocola zhujimingii genome and encodes:
- the glsA gene encoding glutaminase A, with the translated sequence MDLDVSAIPYTVATGAPPSSDDVVEAIHVAYDRSLDLTDGAVADYIPELADTSPDLFGICVAEVDGTVQGVGDVDHPFTIQSISKAFVWALVCEEIGDEKLIDLIGVNNTGLAFDSVMSLELNDGHPMNPMGNAGALATTALVPGDSPDEQWEFIRRGLSRFAGKELELDEAVYRSESASNQRNQGIARLLEGYGRIGSNPLDVVDVYTKQCSLLVTATDIAVMGATLADGGINPVTGERVVSETVCHDTLAVLAASGLYQNSGEWLFRIGLPGKSGVTGGIVTIAPGKAGIATFSPRLDAAGNSVRGQRATAYLSRRLGFDLFASRPHDPSGDSPR